The following coding sequences are from one Burkholderia stabilis window:
- a CDS encoding succinate dehydrogenase assembly factor 2: MSDDSHQSDPHRRARLRWRARRGLLENDIIFERFFGRYEHDLTDADVGALSRLLDLSDNDLMDLLLARKEPEGDLDSPEIHRLLEMLRNV, encoded by the coding sequence ATGAGCGACGATTCGCATCAATCCGACCCGCACCGTCGCGCGCGCCTTCGCTGGCGCGCGCGGCGGGGTCTGCTGGAAAACGACATCATCTTCGAGCGTTTCTTCGGCAGATACGAGCATGACCTCACCGATGCAGACGTAGGCGCGTTGTCGCGCCTGCTCGATCTGAGCGACAACGACCTGATGGACTTGCTCCTCGCGCGCAAGGAACCAGAGGGCGACCTAGACAGCCCGGAAATTCACCGGCTGTTGGAGATGCTGCGCAACGTGTAA
- a CDS encoding helix-turn-helix domain-containing protein, whose product MKPQYEHVTFAPGCSIRVYHRQLARIPFEWHRHPEYELTLTLNSRGERFIGDHVAHYADDDLVLVPPNLPHTWSSNARIDRDAPEVALVVWFDGDWVRRLADCCPEYAPLRSLLRRAAPGLHFDADTARAMRARLPQLLDPSPRTRLAAALDTLADLAEAGGEPLATAHAYDRPDGTTRPDDTAAPEAERLDRVLDAIDRHFHEPLRIDALAAAAHMSERTLQRLFVRHLGESVGRYVQRLRLAHACRHLVGTDWPIATVAARCGIPNTANFNRQFVAARGITPGAYRQFFLQHGRAPDPDGDAPALDTRPPSLERPTHPARK is encoded by the coding sequence ATGAAACCGCAGTACGAGCACGTGACGTTCGCGCCCGGCTGTTCGATCCGCGTGTACCACCGCCAGCTCGCGCGCATCCCGTTCGAGTGGCACCGCCATCCCGAATACGAACTGACGCTGACGCTCAACAGCCGCGGCGAGCGCTTCATCGGCGATCACGTCGCGCATTACGCGGACGACGATCTGGTGCTCGTGCCGCCCAACCTGCCGCATACGTGGTCGTCGAATGCGCGCATCGATCGCGATGCACCCGAAGTCGCGCTCGTCGTCTGGTTCGACGGCGACTGGGTGCGGCGGCTGGCCGACTGCTGCCCCGAATATGCGCCACTGCGTTCGCTGCTGCGACGCGCAGCGCCCGGCCTGCACTTCGACGCGGACACGGCCCGCGCGATGCGCGCACGGCTGCCGCAATTACTCGATCCGTCGCCGCGCACACGGCTCGCGGCCGCGCTCGACACGCTCGCCGATCTCGCCGAAGCCGGTGGCGAACCGCTCGCCACCGCGCATGCCTACGACCGGCCCGACGGCACGACACGGCCCGACGATACCGCCGCGCCCGAAGCCGAGCGCCTCGATCGCGTGCTCGATGCGATCGACCGGCACTTCCACGAACCGCTGCGCATCGACGCGCTCGCCGCTGCCGCGCACATGTCCGAGCGCACGCTGCAGCGCCTGTTCGTCCGGCATCTCGGCGAAAGCGTCGGCCGCTACGTGCAGCGGCTGCGGCTCGCGCACGCGTGCCGTCATCTCGTCGGCACCGACTGGCCGATCGCGACGGTAGCCGCCCGCTGCGGCATTCCGAACACCGCGAACTTCAACCGCCAGTTCGTCGCCGCGCGCGGAATCACGCCGGGCGCCTATCGCCAGTTCTTCCTGCAGCACGGTCGTGCGCCCGACCCGGACGGCGACGCACCCGCGCTCGATACGCGGCCGCCGTCGCTGGAGCGCCCCACGCATCCGGCACGCAAATGA
- the gltA gene encoding citrate synthase: protein MTPSDVKATLSFSDNSPSVELPIYKGTMGPDVIDIRKLYGQTGKFTYDPGFMSTAACNSAITYIDGDKGELLYRGYPIDNLAQNADFLESCYLLLKGELPNAAQKKEFVDTVTKHTMVHEQMHFFFRGFRRDAHPMAILVAAVGALSAFYHDSLDINDPRHREVSAIRMIAKLPTLVAMAYKYSIGQPFVYPKNSLSYSANFMHMMFSNPCEEYKVNDVLVRALDRILILHADHEQNASTSTVRLAGSSGANPFACIAAGIACLWGPAHGGANEAALNMLEQIGSPDNIPEFIKQVKDKNSGVKLMGFGHRVYKNYDPRAKLMRETCYEVLNELGLHDDPLFKLAMQLEKIALEDEYFVSRKLYPNVDFYSGIVQRALGIPTSMFTCIFAMARTVGWIAQWNEMIADPEQKIGRPRQLFIGDSPREAKPISAR from the coding sequence ATGACTCCGTCTGATGTTAAAGCCACGCTATCGTTCAGCGACAACTCGCCGAGCGTCGAACTGCCGATCTACAAGGGCACGATGGGCCCGGACGTAATCGACATCCGCAAGCTGTACGGCCAGACCGGCAAGTTCACGTACGACCCGGGCTTCATGTCGACGGCAGCTTGTAATTCGGCGATCACGTACATCGACGGCGACAAGGGCGAGCTGCTGTACCGCGGTTACCCGATCGACAACCTCGCGCAAAACGCGGACTTCCTCGAAAGCTGCTACCTGCTGCTGAAGGGTGAGCTGCCGAACGCAGCGCAGAAGAAGGAATTCGTCGACACCGTCACGAAGCACACGATGGTGCACGAGCAGATGCACTTCTTCTTCCGTGGCTTCCGCCGCGACGCGCACCCGATGGCGATCCTGGTCGCCGCAGTCGGCGCGCTGTCTGCGTTCTACCACGACTCGCTCGACATCAACGATCCGCGTCACCGCGAAGTGTCGGCGATCCGCATGATCGCGAAGCTGCCGACGCTGGTCGCAATGGCGTACAAGTACAGCATCGGCCAGCCGTTCGTGTATCCGAAGAACTCGCTGTCGTACAGCGCGAACTTCATGCACATGATGTTCTCGAACCCGTGCGAAGAGTACAAGGTCAACGACGTGCTCGTCCGCGCACTCGACCGCATCCTGATCCTGCACGCCGATCACGAGCAGAACGCCTCGACGTCGACGGTCCGCCTGGCCGGTTCGTCGGGCGCGAACCCGTTCGCATGTATCGCGGCCGGTATCGCATGTCTGTGGGGCCCGGCGCACGGTGGTGCGAACGAAGCCGCGCTGAACATGCTCGAGCAGATCGGTTCGCCGGACAACATCCCCGAATTCATCAAGCAGGTGAAGGACAAGAATTCGGGCGTGAAGCTGATGGGCTTCGGCCACCGCGTGTACAAGAACTACGACCCGCGTGCGAAGCTGATGCGCGAAACGTGCTACGAAGTGCTGAACGAACTGGGTCTGCATGACGACCCGCTGTTCAAGCTCGCGATGCAGCTCGAGAAGATCGCGCTGGAAGACGAATACTTCGTGTCGCGCAAGCTGTACCCGAACGTCGACTTCTACTCGGGCATCGTCCAGCGCGCGCTGGGCATCCCGACGTCGATGTTCACGTGTATCTTCGCGATGGCACGTACGGTCGGCTGGATCGCACAGTGGAACGAAATGATTGCCGATCCGGAGCAGAAGATCGGCCGTCCGCGCCAGCTGTTCATCGGCGATTCGCCGCGCGAAGCGAAGCCGATCAGCGCACGTTAA
- a CDS encoding HpcH/HpaI aldolase/citrate lyase family protein, which translates to MAALTPAQVLYDGASPPAILPCCDHYAGSEKLMRKSLALQAETGPVFDITLDCEDGAAVGQEAAHAALVADMLGSAENRFCRVGVRIHDFSHPHWRDDVRIVLRAARAPAYITLPKIANAADAAEMTAFIEGARRELGIAQPIPVDVLVETHGALAHAAALAALPTVGTLSFGLMDFVSAHHGAIPDSAMRSPGQFEHPLVRRAKLEIAAACHAHGKTPSHNVTTEVRDMSVVAGDARRARDEFAFTRMWSIHPAQIRPIVDAFAPRTDEVTLAAEILLAAQAADWGPTRHGDTLHDRASYRYYWSVLRRARATGQPVPAEAAPLFGPAAAERAQ; encoded by the coding sequence ATGGCCGCGCTCACTCCTGCACAAGTGCTGTACGACGGGGCGTCCCCGCCCGCGATCCTGCCATGCTGCGATCACTACGCGGGCAGCGAAAAGCTGATGCGCAAGTCGCTCGCGCTGCAGGCCGAAACCGGCCCCGTGTTCGACATCACGCTCGACTGCGAGGACGGCGCGGCCGTCGGCCAGGAAGCCGCCCACGCGGCCCTCGTCGCCGACATGCTCGGCAGCGCCGAGAACCGCTTCTGCCGCGTCGGCGTCCGCATCCACGACTTTTCCCACCCGCACTGGCGCGACGACGTGCGCATCGTGCTGCGCGCGGCGCGCGCGCCCGCCTACATCACGCTCCCGAAGATCGCGAACGCCGCCGACGCGGCCGAAATGACCGCCTTCATCGAAGGCGCGCGCCGCGAGCTCGGCATCGCGCAGCCGATCCCGGTCGACGTGCTGGTCGAGACGCACGGCGCACTCGCGCACGCGGCCGCCCTCGCCGCGCTGCCGACGGTCGGCACGCTGAGCTTCGGGCTGATGGATTTCGTGTCCGCGCACCATGGCGCGATTCCCGATTCCGCGATGCGCTCGCCCGGCCAGTTCGAACACCCGCTCGTGCGCCGCGCGAAGCTGGAAATCGCCGCGGCCTGCCACGCGCACGGCAAGACGCCGTCGCACAACGTGACGACCGAAGTGCGCGACATGAGCGTCGTCGCCGGCGATGCGCGCCGCGCGCGCGACGAATTCGCGTTCACGCGCATGTGGAGCATCCACCCCGCACAGATCCGCCCGATCGTCGACGCCTTCGCGCCGCGCACCGACGAAGTCACGCTGGCCGCCGAGATCCTGCTCGCCGCGCAGGCCGCCGACTGGGGCCCGACACGTCATGGTGATACGCTGCACGATCGCGCGAGCTACCGGTATTACTGGTCGGTCCTGCGCCGTGCGCGGGCGACCGGCCAGCCCGTACCGGCCGAGGCCGCGCCGCTGTTCGGCCCGGCCGCCGCGGAACGCGCGCAGTGA
- the sdhD gene encoding succinate dehydrogenase, hydrophobic membrane anchor protein, with protein MAANNRIGSKRLVVGAHYGLRDWLAQRITATIMAVYTVILLVLFFGAHDFSYEGWASIFSAQWMKLATFVMLLSLFYHAWVGVRDIWMDYVKPVGVRLLLQSLTIVWLLACAGYAAQILWRV; from the coding sequence ATGGCAGCCAACAACCGAATCGGCTCGAAGCGCCTCGTCGTCGGCGCACATTACGGCCTGCGCGACTGGCTTGCGCAGCGCATCACCGCCACGATCATGGCGGTCTACACGGTCATTCTGCTCGTCCTGTTCTTCGGCGCGCACGACTTCTCCTACGAAGGCTGGGCGTCGATCTTCTCCGCGCAATGGATGAAGCTCGCGACCTTCGTGATGCTGCTTTCCCTCTTCTACCACGCATGGGTCGGCGTGCGCGACATCTGGATGGACTACGTGAAGCCCGTCGGTGTGCGCCTGCTGCTGCAATCGCTGACCATCGTCTGGCTGCTCGCATGTGCGGGCTATGCCGCGCAGATTCTCTGGAGAGTGTAA
- a CDS encoding GntR family transcriptional regulator has product MTSNQANNANQTGAGGPGQPGAGDSAPVPAASASPTFSPLYQQIKSLITQSLESGEWKPGEIIPSEVELAARYKVSQGTVRKAIDELAAENLVVRRQGKGTFVATHNEDRAQFRFLRLLADDGAEHPHVSRLLECRRLRAPAEIARQLDLKPADPVVQVRRLLEFENEATVLDEIWLPGAMFRGLTFERLSEYKGPLYAMFETEFGTRMIRATEKIRAVAAEPSVADLLHVPAGFPLLSVERVSYTYGDRPVEVRRGWYVTTGYYYQNDLS; this is encoded by the coding sequence ATGACATCCAACCAGGCGAATAACGCGAATCAGACCGGCGCAGGCGGCCCAGGGCAGCCCGGCGCGGGTGATTCCGCGCCTGTGCCCGCGGCCTCTGCGTCGCCGACGTTCAGCCCTTTATACCAGCAGATCAAGTCATTGATCACGCAAAGCCTCGAATCCGGTGAATGGAAGCCGGGCGAGATCATCCCGAGCGAAGTGGAGCTCGCGGCCCGTTACAAGGTCAGCCAGGGCACCGTTCGCAAGGCGATCGACGAACTGGCCGCCGAAAACCTCGTGGTCCGGCGGCAGGGCAAGGGTACGTTTGTTGCAACGCACAACGAGGATCGCGCGCAATTCCGCTTCCTGCGCTTGCTGGCCGACGACGGCGCCGAGCATCCGCACGTGAGTCGCCTGCTCGAATGCCGGCGCCTGCGCGCGCCGGCCGAGATCGCGCGGCAGCTCGACCTGAAGCCGGCCGATCCCGTCGTGCAGGTGCGCCGCCTGCTGGAGTTCGAGAACGAAGCGACGGTGCTTGACGAGATCTGGCTGCCGGGCGCGATGTTCCGCGGGCTCACGTTCGAACGGCTGAGCGAGTACAAGGGGCCGCTCTACGCGATGTTCGAGACGGAGTTCGGCACACGGATGATCCGCGCGACGGAAAAGATCCGCGCGGTGGCGGCGGAGCCGTCGGTGGCGGACCTGCTGCACGTGCCGGCGGGTTTCCCGTTGCTGTCGGTCGAGCGCGTGTCCTATACATACGGAGACCGGCCGGTGGAAGTGCGACGCGGCTGGTATGTCACAACCGGGTATTACTATCAAAATGACTTGAGTTGA
- a CDS encoding succinate dehydrogenase iron-sulfur subunit, producing the protein MAKRIFEVYRYDPDKDAAPRMQTYELDIQHERMLLDALVKLKALDETLSFRRSCREGVCGSDAMNINGKNGLACLTNLNDLPQKIVLRPLPGLPVVRDLIVDMTHFFNQYHSIKPYLINDAPPPEKERLQSPEERDELDGVYECILCASCSTSCPSFWWNPDKFVGPAGLLQAYRFIADSRDTATGERLDNLEDPYRLFRCHTIMNCVDVCPKGLNPTKAIGKIKELMVRRAV; encoded by the coding sequence ATGGCAAAACGCATTTTTGAAGTCTACCGCTACGATCCGGACAAGGACGCAGCGCCGCGCATGCAGACGTACGAGCTCGACATCCAGCACGAGCGCATGCTGCTCGATGCACTGGTCAAGCTGAAGGCTCTGGACGAGACGCTGTCGTTCCGCCGTTCGTGCCGCGAAGGCGTGTGCGGCTCGGACGCGATGAACATCAACGGCAAGAACGGTCTCGCGTGTCTGACGAACCTGAACGACCTGCCGCAGAAGATCGTGCTGCGCCCGCTGCCGGGCCTGCCCGTCGTGCGCGACCTGATCGTCGACATGACGCACTTCTTCAACCAGTACCACTCGATCAAGCCGTACCTGATCAACGACGCGCCGCCGCCGGAGAAGGAACGCCTCCAGTCGCCGGAAGAGCGCGACGAGCTCGACGGCGTGTACGAGTGCATTCTGTGCGCGAGCTGCTCGACGTCGTGCCCGAGCTTCTGGTGGAACCCGGACAAGTTCGTCGGCCCGGCCGGCCTGCTGCAGGCTTACCGCTTCATCGCGGACAGCCGTGACACGGCCACCGGCGAGCGTCTCGACAACCTGGAAGACCCGTACCGTCTGTTCCGTTGCCACACGATCATGAACTGCGTCGACGTCTGCCCGAAGGGCCTGAACCCGACGAAGGCGATCGGCAAGATCAAGGAACTGATGGTCCGCCGCGCGGTTTAA
- a CDS encoding malate dehydrogenase — translation MAKPAKRVAVTGAAGQIAYSLLFRIANGDLLGKDQPVILQLLDLPQAQAAVKGVVMELDDCAFPLLAGVVITDDPKVAFKDADVALLVGARPRSKGMERKDLLSANAEIFTVQGAALNEVASRDVKVLVVGNPANTNAYIAMKSAPDLPKKNFTAMLRLDHNRALSQLAAKSGKPVASIEKLAVWGNHSPTMYPDFRFATAEGESLLKLINDDVWNRDTFIPTVGKRGAAIIEARGLSSAASAANAAIDHVRDWVLGTNGKWVTMGIPSDGSYGIPEDIIYGVPVVCENGEYKRIEGLEIDAFSREKMDGTLNELLEERDGVAHLLKN, via the coding sequence ATGGCTAAGCCCGCAAAGCGCGTTGCCGTCACCGGCGCCGCAGGTCAAATCGCTTACTCCCTGCTGTTCCGCATTGCGAACGGCGATCTGCTCGGCAAGGACCAGCCGGTCATCCTGCAACTGCTCGACCTCCCGCAAGCCCAAGCCGCCGTCAAAGGCGTCGTGATGGAACTCGACGATTGCGCGTTCCCGCTGCTCGCGGGCGTCGTGATCACCGACGATCCGAAGGTTGCATTCAAGGATGCAGACGTCGCGCTGCTGGTCGGTGCACGTCCGCGCTCGAAGGGCATGGAGCGTAAGGATCTGCTGTCGGCAAACGCCGAAATCTTCACGGTTCAGGGCGCTGCGCTGAACGAAGTCGCAAGCCGCGACGTGAAGGTGCTGGTCGTCGGCAACCCGGCGAACACCAACGCGTACATCGCGATGAAGTCGGCGCCGGACCTGCCGAAGAAGAACTTCACGGCCATGCTGCGCCTCGACCACAACCGCGCGCTGTCGCAGCTCGCCGCCAAGTCGGGCAAGCCGGTCGCATCGATCGAGAAGCTCGCCGTGTGGGGCAACCACTCGCCGACGATGTACCCCGACTTCCGCTTCGCGACCGCCGAAGGCGAATCGCTGCTGAAGCTGATCAACGACGACGTGTGGAACCGCGACACTTTCATCCCGACCGTCGGCAAGCGCGGCGCGGCGATCATCGAAGCGCGCGGCCTGTCGTCGGCAGCGTCGGCAGCCAACGCGGCGATCGACCACGTCCGTGACTGGGTGCTCGGCACGAACGGCAAGTGGGTCACGATGGGCATCCCGTCGGACGGCTCGTACGGCATCCCCGAAGACATCATCTACGGCGTGCCGGTCGTTTGCGAAAACGGCGAGTACAAGCGCATCGAAGGCCTGGAAATCGACGCGTTCTCGCGCGAGAAGATGGACGGCACGCTGAACGAGCTGCTCGAAGAGCGCGACGGCGTCGCCCACCTGCTGAAGAACTAA
- the sdhC gene encoding succinate dehydrogenase, cytochrome b556 subunit, producing MTDAVRKPRPEYRNIGFGDITMKYRMPLAAILSILHRVSGALLFLFLPFLLFLFDQSLTSELSFEVFKAFLSNIIVKLIVLALSWAFFHHFCAGIRHLLMDVNHDAVTKEGGKRTAVVVFVVSIALTIAMALKLFGAF from the coding sequence ATGACTGACGCAGTAAGAAAGCCGAGGCCGGAATACCGGAACATCGGATTCGGCGATATCACGATGAAATATCGCATGCCGCTGGCAGCGATATTGTCGATTCTCCATCGAGTCAGCGGCGCGCTGCTGTTCCTGTTCCTGCCGTTCCTGCTGTTCCTCTTCGATCAGAGCCTCACGTCCGAGCTCAGCTTCGAAGTCTTCAAGGCTTTCCTCTCCAACATCATCGTCAAGCTGATCGTCCTCGCGTTGTCCTGGGCGTTCTTCCACCATTTCTGCGCCGGCATTCGCCACCTGCTGATGGACGTCAACCACGACGCCGTCACGAAGGAAGGCGGCAAGCGGACGGCAGTCGTCGTCTTTGTCGTCTCGATCGCACTGACGATCGCCATGGCACTCAAACTGTTCGGAGCATTCTAA
- the sdhA gene encoding succinate dehydrogenase flavoprotein subunit: protein MAAIKTSLPRRKFDVVIVGAGGSGLRAALQLSRAGLSVGVLSKVFPTRSHTVAAQGGIGASLGNMSEDNWHFHFYDTIKGSDWLGDQDAIEFMCREAPNVVYELEHFGMPFDRNADGTIYQRPFGGHTANYGEKPVQRACAAADRTGHALLHTLYQQNVEAKTQFFVEWMALDLIRDADGDVLGVTALEMETGDVYIMEGKTTLFATGGAGRIFAASTNAFINTGDGLGMAARSGIALQDMEFWQFHPTGVAGAGVLITEGVRGEGGILRNANGERFMERYAPTLKDLAPRDFVSRSMDQEIKEGRGVGPNKDHVLLDLSHIGAETIMKRLPSIREIALKFANVDAIKEPIPVVPTIHYQMGGIPTNIHGQVVGTSRDHKEPVNGFYAVGECSCVSVHGANRLGTNSLLDLVVFGRAAGNHIVEHVKNQKEHKPLPADAGEYSLARLNKLDKSTSGEYTQDVANDIRATMQKHAGVFRTSALLKEGVDQMAGLASRVENIHLKDKSKVFNTARVEALELENLIEVARATMVSAEARKESRGAHAHSDYEHRDDENWLRHTLWYSEGDRLDYKPVQMKPLTVESVPPKPRTF, encoded by the coding sequence ATGGCTGCAATCAAAACTTCCCTCCCGCGCCGCAAGTTTGACGTCGTGATCGTCGGCGCAGGCGGCTCCGGCTTGCGCGCGGCGCTGCAACTGTCGCGCGCGGGCCTGTCGGTCGGCGTGCTGTCGAAGGTGTTCCCGACCCGTTCGCACACGGTGGCCGCACAGGGCGGCATCGGTGCGTCGCTCGGCAACATGAGCGAAGACAACTGGCACTTCCACTTCTACGACACGATCAAGGGTTCCGACTGGCTCGGCGACCAGGACGCGATCGAGTTCATGTGCCGTGAAGCGCCGAACGTCGTGTACGAACTCGAGCACTTCGGCATGCCGTTCGACCGCAACGCGGACGGCACGATCTACCAGCGCCCGTTCGGCGGCCACACCGCGAACTACGGCGAGAAGCCGGTCCAGCGCGCTTGCGCGGCCGCCGACCGTACCGGTCACGCGCTGCTGCACACGCTGTACCAGCAGAACGTCGAAGCGAAGACGCAGTTCTTCGTCGAATGGATGGCGCTCGACCTGATCCGCGACGCGGACGGCGACGTGCTCGGCGTGACGGCCCTTGAGATGGAGACGGGCGACGTCTACATCATGGAAGGCAAGACCACGCTGTTCGCGACGGGCGGCGCAGGCCGGATCTTCGCGGCATCGACCAACGCGTTCATCAACACCGGTGACGGCCTCGGCATGGCCGCGCGTTCGGGCATCGCGCTGCAGGACATGGAGTTCTGGCAGTTCCACCCGACCGGCGTGGCCGGCGCGGGCGTGCTGATCACCGAAGGCGTGCGCGGCGAAGGCGGCATCCTGCGCAACGCGAACGGCGAGCGCTTCATGGAGCGCTATGCCCCGACGCTGAAGGATCTGGCGCCGCGTGACTTCGTGTCGCGCTCGATGGACCAGGAAATCAAGGAAGGTCGTGGCGTGGGTCCGAACAAGGACCACGTGCTGCTCGACCTGTCGCACATCGGCGCCGAGACGATCATGAAGCGTCTGCCGTCGATCCGCGAAATCGCGCTGAAGTTCGCGAACGTCGACGCGATCAAGGAACCGATCCCGGTCGTCCCGACGATCCACTACCAGATGGGCGGCATCCCGACCAACATCCACGGTCAGGTCGTCGGCACGTCGCGCGATCACAAGGAACCGGTCAACGGCTTCTACGCAGTGGGCGAATGCTCGTGCGTGTCCGTGCACGGCGCGAACCGCCTCGGCACGAACTCGCTGCTGGACCTCGTGGTGTTCGGCCGTGCGGCCGGCAACCACATCGTCGAGCACGTGAAGAACCAGAAGGAACACAAGCCGCTGCCGGCCGATGCAGGCGAATACTCGCTGGCGCGCCTGAACAAGCTCGACAAATCGACGTCGGGTGAATACACGCAGGACGTCGCGAACGACATCCGCGCGACGATGCAGAAGCACGCAGGCGTGTTCCGCACGTCGGCGCTGCTGAAGGAAGGCGTCGATCAGATGGCCGGCCTCGCGTCCCGCGTGGAAAACATCCACCTGAAGGACAAGTCGAAGGTGTTCAACACCGCGCGCGTCGAAGCGCTCGAACTGGAGAACCTGATCGAAGTCGCCCGCGCGACGATGGTGTCGGCGGAAGCGCGCAAGGAAAGCCGCGGCGCGCACGCACACAGCGACTACGAACACCGCGACGACGAAAACTGGCTGCGCCACACGCTGTGGTACAGCGAAGGCGATCGCCTCGACTACAAGCCGGTTCAAATGAAGCCGCTGACGGTCGAATCCGTGCCGCCGAAGCCGCGCACGTTCTAA